The genomic interval TTCATGCTGTGATGTCAACACTACAGGCAAAAGACTGTTTCTAGTTTGGCAGTCTATAAATGATGGCCTCTGTAATTGATTGCTTTAATTTTACTGCCCGCAGTCTAAACAAATTGCTACACAGGCAGTAAAAAGAGTTGCTTGATTGAGAAATGCTTTTGCACATGTAAGGATTATATACAAATTTCACATGCGCAAAGATAAAGCACATGAAGTACGTTAGTTATCTGATGAGTGGAGATTATCTTGAGTTTATTTTGAAATGAAAGCTTAGACAAAGTTTTTCATGAAATTCTGTCATTCTCATTTCATCTTTTAGTGGTGTGGCTTGTATTGCATAGAAAATAACAGGACCTGGGAGGCAGGTGTTTTAGAGATAATTCCTGTTTTCATGAGAAAGATTTAGATGTTGTGTTACTTCTGGCCAAATTAATCATGTCTTGAAAACTAGATCTGTTTAGAGCAGcgtttttcaaactctcatggagtttgaaaaccgctctaagttattgtgggggtggggggaggcagcggggacaggggaaggcagggggctgcaggggcttggctgcacttaccagagcctcctgcaacctcccgggggtgcagagagccctgcgtgactgtctgcagggctacctgaagctgaagaagtgaaagtggagcaatcacactccacttccgattttacggaggcggggcgcgatcgctccactttcacttcttaggCTACAGGGAGCGCTGCAGACAAtcgtgcaggactccccgcatccctgggaggctgcaggaggctccggtaagtccacccaagcccctgcagccccctgagccccaCCCACCtagggatcgcgtcgctgcctcctccctacctcctcttaagggggcagaggcactggccctcaggctggagcatcgcgatgccccagtttgaaaagctctggttTAGAGGATATTAGAACATGTCTACCAGCTCATTTTCTTTGAATATTCACTGTTTTATTTAGTAACAAAATTTACAACTTTGCAAAAATATGTGAGCATTGCTTGGGGAAGTGCTGTTTATGAAAATTCTACCCTGAAAATGAACTGTTTCAGATATGCTGCTAGGTATATCCTTAAAATCTAGGATGGAATTTTCTGTAGGAAAACTGCACAAAAGGCTAGTTTGAACTGTGGAGAAAGATTGTAAATAAAACTatctgggattttaaaaaatgcctcttttAAATCCTAGACTGTGTGTGTGGAGAAAAATGAAACACTAGGTGGAACATGTTTGAATGTTGGATGCATACCTTCCAAGGTGAGTCAAGGGATTTGTTTTGATGGTACTATTTTGAAGACTGTATTAATATAAATGTTTTTGCATAAAGTTAGTTGAGTCTTATTCATGGTATACAAAACTTAGATCAACACAAGagttttacttttaaaattgtaGAAAATTTGCTTTTTTTGAATGGGATTTTGTATAATTCAGTACAGGAATAGATTTACTGTTGCAATTTTGGTAAATGTTGGTTTCAGGTTATGATAAAGTGTATCACTTTTCATGATCTACAAACTGTTAATGCACTTGCTGCTCTGAGGACCATTTCTGGCCTACTTTTTAGAACATGTGAGTGGGACTTGACCAGGAAATCAAGAtggcagcagccatcacaaacatgccttaagcaGGTTTGTGATCACTCGCTTGTAAGCAGGGCTGGTGGGAAAGCCTGCACTGGCTTTCTGGCATTGTATCTGGGTTTTCAGCCACCAGAGGAGGCGAGTACTCCACTGAGTAgcatggggcggggggagggtggaacaaaagGCGAGGAGGGGCATTTctaggtgggggtgggtggatcaggcctgggagcagGTGAGAATTGTTGGAGGAGGTCttcgccatatcctatcctccctcctgggcctggcagctTTACATGGGGCTTCTTGTGCCAacaaattagctggtgcagatccaagaagcctcattgagcaggctggggctcagcatggggtaaggggaaaaatatcctcttaccccaaggagacttctagcctgctcctaaccttTGCTAGAAACAGTGTAGGTCATTCGGCCCAGCTGCCTCAAGGTAGATTACAATTGGCCTGCCCGTGTGTGAACTCCATTGAATAGCATTGCATTGTGAAGCGAGGTAAAATGAATGTTCTTTATGGTGATGGAATCTGTGATGGCCCATTTACACATGATCTTGGAACTTGTTATTGCTGTCAAGTAATAAACGTGCAGTTATGTAACAGCACTGAAACTGCTTTGATTTGCAATGTTAAATTGATTTATCCTCATCTTAGGATAGCTGTGGTATCTTCTGTGTGTTTCATAATTTTTTATTTGGTAGGCCTTGCTTAACAACTCACACCTGTATCATTTGGCCCATGGAAAAGACTTTGCTAGTAGAGGAATTGAAAGTAAGTATTCTGTATATGTATTGATGTTCAGCTATTCTAGGTTTTATTGTGTCAGAAATATTGTGATGACAGTGAGGTGTTTACTAAAGGCTTAACCTTGGATATATGCAAGGGTTCCACCTGCCCAGCAGAGCTTATCCACCCCTCACTCCAGCTCTTTATGCTCCCCAAAAGCTGCATCTGAGTATCAGAGGTCTCTCTCGAACAGTGTGTGATATGGGGTGTTTGAGGCGAATGGGGAGAATAGGCCACACCCATGAATGCTCAAGTGCAGTCTTCAGGGATCCAGGGCTTGCTTTATACCCTGTCCTCCAAAAGAAGATAGTTCATGGAAAATCATTGTGAGGAATAAGGTTGTCCTGCTGGTAACAagattcagggccaaatcctatccaccttttcagtgctgatgcagttgtgccaatggggcatgcactgaatactggggggcagtcatggaggcctcctcaagaaagggggaatgtttttttcccttcctcacgGCTTCATTGTGACTGTactagtgctggaaggttggacagaattgggccctccgTCCATTGAAAAACACGTGCAGTATATTTAAGCCAATTTGACTGTGAAATGACTTGGTTCTGTTGCTTGCTGATATTGCTTTTTCATTTCATAAATATTTCCCATGTAATATTTATCTAaggcatttatatcctgccatttAATATTATGTTCAAAGTCTCTAAGAGAGGACTAAAAATATAACAGCAATTAGAACAAATTAAAATTATGGAGTACATAAATAATGTATACAGCAACAAACATGATAGAACAGCACTTAAAtaagagacttagggcccaatccagaggaGTGTACTTTGGTTCAGTGTCAGCATGCACTgatgcaaacgtgctgtaaggcatgtttgcgagcatTCTCACCAGCCCAGTGCTAGTGAGCTTATGCAGAGAGGtaagctggggcagggggaggccaggagaaggtgttccggggtgggtggagggtggtggaagggtgttgtggggggaggcggggcagGACTAGCAGAGCTCAGCTTCACTGGATTCAGAGCCCTGTGCCTGGCCTCACAGCTCAACATGAGGCATCCTtcctctgcaccagctaaatagctgatgaagagtcgagtagccccattgcagggctgcttcccttactcgtgggaagggggcaaatgtccccttctcctaagaaGCCTCCGCCGGCTGCTCAGTGCACTCAGAATGCAgtgcattttggcactgcagcagccccatgtgccgggcagctcaagactgggctgcCTACTGGCAGCATACAATCCACCGTCTGCTAAAAGCCAAGAAGAAAATAAGGTCTTAAGTTGGCACCTAAAAATTGAGCATCAGCACTGCTGAATTCCTAGGGAAGAAATCACATAATTGAGGTCCCCCAGTCTTctccaacttcctagcactgatgcagccatgtcaacagggcatgtgcaGCATTCTGTGGTAGGTTGAGGtctctttaaggtaagggaaagtttgtttccttacttcagggctacattgccactgcaccagtgccactgcaccagtgctggatagaattggaccctgagATATTattaggaagggggaggagaaaatgCTGTGTCACCAATTTCGCTGCTGAAGGTTGCACTGCTTCAAGGATTATGCATGTTCATGTGGCAGAATATTGTATGATACAACTGCAAAGACAAATGTACAAATGTGTGGTTGGTGTTCTTCGTAATTGTTGGATAGCTGCTTTGGTCAGTAAAGATAGTACATATTTTGTGTCATGTAATGGCACTGTAACTTACCCTTAAAGTGTAAAGCATTCAAAAATACCACCAAAAGAACCTGTACTGAAATATTTTATAGTTGCGGGAATCCGGTTGAATTTAGAGAAGATGATGGAGCAGAAGAGTGGGGCAGTGAAGGCCTTAACGGGTGGAATCGCTCATTTGTTTAAACAGAATAAGGTACTGTATGGTCCGCGTGTGAACAAAGGCAGCGTATTTTTTCCTCTGACAACTTGCTGGGAAAAGTACAAACTGTATTCCTTTAATATGTGGAAATTTCCTGACTCATTGGAGTTGGCAGTTGCCCATGTCATTTTCTTTGTCTTAGTGGCCTATCAGGCAACCCTACTTGCCATTAAGCATGTTAGGATCCTGTTCAGTACCTTCAAAGCTAAATTTGTGTTATGTGGCAAGAGGTGTTGGAAAACTGTATGGACAATAAGCAACTTGAGTTCAAATCTCTCAAGAGCTAGGACAGCTCCTTGCCTGTGGTTCAAGTGAGAATTGAACAAGGGACCTATACTCATTagtacaatggttctcaaattacagtgggacccaccagtggcttgtgacccaattttggtggttcacaaaactgatagggcagatcAGGCTGTATCAgagatgtgcagtgaggtccagaCCAGGGAAGGTAATGCACACTCActtctcctccttaagctaagtCTTGAAACATGCTCTCTCTATCCCccctggaaataaataaataaaagtgtctGGAGCACGCAcacactccccaccccccaataatttattttttataaactCACCTCTTCTACTCAGAACTAGGGAGATCTAGCACAGGACTTctgaagcaactagaaaatggctgctcctggtATTTTGGAGAGCCAGCCCACTGCACAGGCTCCCCTTTTTTTTatggttttttttaacagaagagaagcaactcttcctgctgccttcctAGAGCTTAATGATGCAGATGTCATGCTGTTTTTTCAATTGGCTagccagctgccctgcttttttttccccttgcagctAGCTAACTTGCTGGAGGCAAGTTTTCctaatgcctccccagagactgatgataCAAGCATTGTCTTTTTTTATTACTGGGCAAATGGAAGCAACTTTTCCTGGTGCCCCTCCTCTCCACTGTTTAAGTGCGTAGGCATTCCTACatattttgtcccttgcaagctaCCATAGTGACTAGATGATTGGCAACTCTCCCTTCATGGATTATCTCCATCTCTGTGTGTGTCGTTTGCGTGCACCCTGCTTTAAATGGACTGAGCAGGGCAGAGAGGAGCAGATTCAAAAATGGGAAAGGTACATTTTTAAACTTGTTGGGGTCCTTTATTTTTCTTGCTGTGTtaagtgaggctctgcctcccttgcctacCGTGACTGCATGTCACTGGGCTGTATTCATCAAATGTTAAATAAACTgctacttgtggggtggggagcagtgctacccaatcaccattatagccgcacctcttggcatttataaatcaggtagcagcctctagggcctctaaaaggtttgggaaccactgcactagtacTTGCTGAAGGGGGAGAACCTACTAGTGTTGTCTGTTTTTGCAGTGTTCTCTCACTGTTAAACCTGTGTTGCTCAACTTCCCTGTTTCTTTTAATTCTCATCAAAATTCAGATGCACTGAACCTCCTGATTTGTGCCATATTACCTCGTGTTCCTTTCTGGGTGAAGATATTAATTTGTGTAGTTTtctcacaattttaaaaatgcctGTCTGGCGTTATGTCTTGACACTGGGACTGGATTCTTGGTAGAAGAAAGCTCTTGTGTAAACTTAATGGAAAGATTGAGGTAGCTGCTTGAAGTCACCAAGCAGCGCCTCACTTTGGCTTGGTTGCCACAACTCTACCCGTAGAGAGAGTACAGTAACATTTCTACCCATCTACCTTCCTTACTGTATTAGATTTAAAAAGTAATAATTGCAGTGATGCTATGGTTTATGGTGTGACCAGATGAAATATTTTCTGAGGTAATTTGTTATAAGTCGAATAAACTTGTCTTCCTTTTGGAAGGTGACGCACGTGTCCGGTTTTGGAAAAATAACTGGCAAAAACCAGGTCACAGCAACCAAAGATGATGGCAGCACTCAGGTTATTAATACAAAGAACATCCTCATAGCTACAGGCTCCGAAGTGACACCTTTTCCTGGAATTATGGTATGATTGAGTTGGAAACAGTGCCCTTGCAATTTTTATATCCACAGAGTAATTCTTTGCCTAGTACTTTGTATtgtatcattgtcaaaagcaaaTGCACTGCTTTTGGGTGTTACCTATGATAAATTGGTGGCAATTTACCTGCAGTATGATATTCTTATACAAACATCTGCCTTATTTGTCTTATTGTCAAAtgtcattttttcttctttgaaatgtCATAATGTCATTTTTGTCCTTTGAAATGTGTTTAGATTGATGAGGACACAATTGTATCATCTACTGGTGCACTATCTTTGAAGCAAGTCCCTGAAAGAATGGTGGTCATTGGTGCAGGAGTCATTGGTGTAGAACTGGTAAGAAACTTCTCTTTTTTTCAGAGCCTCTAAAATTGTGTTGATGCTTGTTGCAAAAAACTGCCATCCTCCTTTCAGTTGCCATAGGAGCAGTAGTGTTGAGCTGTCAGTAGTCCCACAACCCAGCCAGAGTTAAATGGAAACCTTGATGGTATGAACTGCTATCTCCAAGTGCGCAGCAGGCACAGTTCTTGCTATCATAGCAGTCTTTTATTCAATTGCTTCATCTTAAAATCTTAAATAATCTTAATCTTAAAATGGGTATTACCAGTCTGACTACTGGACAGTAAAGAGGTAGTACTAAAAAATcacaactaagatgattaggtGGCATGTTTATCAGTCTTGACAAAGAACTATGTAATCAGTATGCAGTTAGCTTTTTTATAAGAAAACATTAACAGAACTCTGAGTGGTCATTACTCCCACTGCATTGCAAAATGGGGGGGGCCATATCTTTGGATCCCATATTCCTAAATTCATGTATTTGCAAATCGGGTCTGTGGGCCCTCTCCAGGCATGTGCTCCTTCTGGCACtccgctccccttgcctctggagggtcctctgagccttcTGTCCGTGGTCTCTGCCAGGCTTAGACTGAGACCTAGAggtgaaaaaaaatcatttccagattttttcataaaactggaagtgacgtttttaatgcatTAGGCCCAGTGAAGCTCTGGAGGGTAGGCATCCCCTCATATCAGTagattcaggtatctgtgggCACATCTGGGGCACGTCTGTATATACCACGTTCAGCCATATATGAAGAATGTATTCTCTAGAATACATCATTTCTAGTACTATCTTTAGTGCCCAGGTGCTTATACAGCATAGAACAATAGTACAGCCCACATCCTGATGCACTCGTATTTGGAGGAATTCAGATAGAAAGCTAATACTTCAAACGTGCCATGTCGTAGATTTTATAAGAAAACCCAAGAAAAGGAGTTTTGTGTCATGCCCCAACCTTGTCGCATTCCAGGGCTAATAAAAGTTAGCAACTGTAGAAGGACTTTGTTACCAGCAGTACACTACTAAAATTCAAGTTAACTAGCTATTGTTTTCTAGTAGAGGAAATTATCTAGCAAGAAGAAGAAATTATCTAGCAAGAAAACTTGAATGATAGGATAATAGGTGTCCTGAGAAGATTACAGTGTGTCACTGAACTGCTGAAGATTTCTGGTAGTTTGTTTTCCTATGGTGAACATAGCTGTTTATCTGAGCAGTTTGTAGCCAAAACAATACACAGAACCTACTCAGTtgcattccccccctttttcttaaaataaaataaaaagttttaATCTTGGGCTTGTGCTGATTGCAGGGTTCAGTCTGGCAGCGTCTAGGTGCAAACGTGACAGCTGTGGAGTTCTTAGGCCATGTTGGCGGACTGGGCATTGATATGGAGATCTCTAAGAACTTCCAGCGTATTCTCCAGAAGCAAGGACTTAAATTTAAATTGAACACAAAGGTTACTGGTGCTACCAAGAAACCAGATGGAGCGATTGATGTTTCGTAAGTGCTTTATATATAGATACTGATTTAGAGAAATAAGTGTTTGTTTTCCCTTAAAACCTAAATgactaaaaaaaattccaggtgCCTGTTTGCTTAGTGTTTTAAATATTTGAGAACAGTGCTTGGGATATTTGAAATATATTGTCATATCCGTGGTGAGACATCTAAAAATTTGTAGTCTCTCAGCCCTGATCAAAATTTGTTTTCAACATGGAAGCTGCTGTTATGAACTTACATCTACTGGCATTTCTTGTGCAGTGTGAGTTTTCATAATGTGCATTTGATAGAGTACAATTGAGTAGGGAACACAGTTTGCATTACATGAATCACTGTTATTTATAATGCAGTCATGTTTGGGACATGTAGGGGGGAAAATGCAATTgcatctggctggctggctgctcagTCTCCTCCCTTTTCTTTACCTTTTTATCAGTTTGATTTCAGGTTCTGTAAATTTCACTGTGGAACTGCTGGGAATTCttcctgcctttaaaagggctgTTTGGTACCAATAGTAGTGGTGTTGGTATATCTTTGTTATTGTAAGCCTGAAGCTCCCTAgtccctaacacacacacacataccccacacacaccctgtgaACTAATTGTTTTTATAGCATGCTTTTTGATAACATGTGGTTTCTTAGGAAAGCAGCTATTGCATTATAGCAGAATGAACTATGTAGATTGTAAAagacacaaagcttcctgggtaaccttgggccagtcactttctctcagcctcacctacctcacagggttgttgtgaggacaacaggagaggagcagctgtgtacaccgccatgagctctttggaggaagggcggtgtaaaaatgtgaaaaataaataaataaaagatgtatTTAGGGGTAATATGGAAAAGATTTTCTTACCTTGCTCTTAACAAGTCTTGCTGCACTTAAAACCTAACCTCTTTATTCCATTATCAGCTTTTATGGGTTGCAAATATATTTGTTAGTTTTTAAGCTGCTACAaggtttttcattgtttttactgTAGCAGAATAACATGTCAAGTCCTCTAGAAAATTATTAGCATGAAACACTCATACATATAGAAAGCTGTTAATTGTGGGTAACAGCTGGTAATTCATGTTAAAATTGGCTTCCTATACTACACACATTTACTTCACAGCAATGTTTCTAATGTAATAGATGTCAACTGGAAGTCTATTCACACTTAACCTCTAAGTGTTCAAGTCATGTACACTTAGTTTCATTTTTATTCCTTAGAATTGAGGCGGGTTGGTAAGGtcaggtggtgcaggtccacgtGTATTGGACTGTACATATATTTACCTCATTCCAGTGTTGCATTGAAGCATGGATTTGAGTTGAGTTGGGTGGAAAGTGAAAGGCTGTATTCCAGCTTTCCCACCCTGTGCAACTTTGCTTTTGAGGCAAACACAAAGAGGGCATGCAACTCAAATGGAAGTTGTAGCACAGTGGATAAGATGGTTCAGTAATATAGTTGACTTAAAGGAGTTATTTACCCCATCATTATTGATGCAGTTTTGTGGAGAAGTTGTCATGAGCTGATGATTTGGGTGTAAGCGAATAGTTTATGcgttagtgcaggggtgcccaaaccccggcccgggggccacttgcggccctcagggacggccacttgcggcccgcaggaagcccccagtctccattgaaactctggccctctggagacttgctggagcccatgcttgcccaatgcaagtgctctcagcatgagggtgactgttcaacctcttgcatgagctgtggggtgagggctccctccactacttgctgtttcacatttgtgatgcagcagtggcagcaaaggaaagaacgaccttgctttgtgcaaggccttttgtagattttgagctattgcaagaccttcattcagtcatagaagttccatctctaatatattaatgtatgtaaatttattcaaatttgaaatgtaaattaattcttttttccccggcccccaacacagtgtcagagagatgatgtggccctcctgccaaaaagtttggacacccatgcATTAGTGCAACTaacaatattaattaattaattaattagaattTCTGTCCTGTCAttcactccagaaaggagcactcaaggcagctaacaaataaaatatgaaaaccatgaaaaaataagtataaaaatcaaacatttaaaaacaataaacacaaacaaaacaattggttcccccccaaaaaagaagaaaaggccatgcccccttgtgtcagccttaaaaggtttgtgtaaatataaaggtcttaagcccctgtcgaaaggactctagagaggaagctgttctcagctgtaggggaagggagttccacaaacagggagccaccaccgagaaggccctcttttttgccgccatccccttcacctccacTGGTGATGGCATATTTAGAAGGGCCCCTCTGATAGGATGTGTTGGATTGTataggcggtccctcaaataccctggacccaagccgtatagggctttaaatgtcaaaactagcactttgaattcagcctggaaatgaactggcagccagtgtagccgctgaagTAGTGGCCTGACTGAGTCGAACcgacgagccccagcaaccacatgggcgaccgcattctgcactaattgcagtttccagactgTCTTCGGTAAAAGCCCATAAAGCgcgttgcagtagtctaatctggatgtcactagggcataggtcaccgtggccaggtctgagcgacTCAGCGATGgtcgcagctggtgaatcagccgaagctgagcaaaggctcccctggccataGCCACTACCTGAGAAtccaaaagcagctgcagatccaggatcacttccaagctgcgaacctgctccttcagaggaagtgcaaccccatttagaACAGGATAATAGTCCAATACCcgagtcttggacttctggaccaggagaacctctgtcttatcaggattcagtttcagcttgtttgcccacatccagctcctAATAGCTTCCAGACAGCAGTGCAGAACTTTGACTGCCTTcttggaatcaggaggaaaggaaagaaagagctgggtgtcatcagcatattgatggcaccctaccccgaacttctggatgacctctcccagcagcttcatgtagatgttgaacaaTATAATCACTTATTGCTTGTCatgattttaaaatatctttattaTGGCTTAACTATAGTCTTCAATAGTTGTAACATAGCTGTCTGTGGGATCTTAAATATATTATTCAAGCAATAATAATAGAAGAAATACTCAGAATTCAGTTAACTTATTAACACTTATTAACAATATGTGGCGTGTCTAACTGTGTTATTTTTCCTCAGTGTTGAAGCTGCTGCTGGTGGCAAGGCAGAAGTGATTACTTGTGATGTACTCCTGGTTTGTATTGGTCGGCGCCCTTTCACTAAAAATCTTGGTTTGGAAGATGTGGGTATTGAACTGGACAACAGAGGTAGAATTCCAATCAACAACAGGTTCCAAACCAaaattccaaagtaagtcaaatAATGGGATAGTTTTGATGATTAGAAGGAATTAAATTAATTTTGTCAAATGCTATTTATAAATTGGGTTTTGAACTTCAGGTACAGTTTTATTAACCTGCGATGGTTGAAAACGCTTTTGTTGGCCTGCCCAGAAGCAACAAGGAGCCAGCTGGGATGTGGCTCtgtctccccctctctgcccagctctgtacagtggtgcctcgcataacgaaattaatccgttccgcgagtcctttcgttatgcgagtttttcgttttgcgaagcgcattttcccataggaatgcattgaaatttaattaatgcgttcctatgggcaagaaaagtcagaacaaagtcaaatttggtttacaaagtgtttattaagtgctctttaaaggcatgcatactgtacagaggatttcaaaaacgggggggggatgctgagtggggagcttgaaggttgtaatcctgtgcacactttcctgggagtaagcacaatgggacttacttctgaggagagacgcacaggattgtgctctaagctggggaggacagagcagctgcactcaattgcttgcttttgccgtgatcatggggggaaacgtgaaggaaatggggcagtgagagggtgaatgagtgatgggggggatgctgagtggggagtttgaaggctgtaatcctgtgcaaactttcctgggagcaagcacaatgggacttacttacataaagatcctccccttactagggtggacaggatcataaactgacatgaagatccaccccttactagggtgaacgggatcataaactgacatgaagatccgccccttactagggtgaacgggatcataaactggcatgaagatcccccccttaagtcaaaccaaaacaacaacaaaaaattcatcttgcgaagcaggggtcataaaaatttgttgtgcgagttaccaaacttcgcaaaacgctttcgttctgcgagtttttcgctgcgcggggcatttgttatgcgaggtaccactgtactttgTCGCCCAGCCAGAAGCAACAAAATGCCCCTAACGCAAGACCCATAGGTCTCTTGGAAGATGCAAACTGCTACGAAGGATGAGAGatgctggcagcagcagtggctttgAAGAGCAGAGGGGGGCATCGCTTGCTCTGTGTCAAGTTCCTGGTCTTGACAAGTGACTTGGCTTTCTTGAGAACAagttttgattccccccccccccgattgaaTGTTGCCAAacaagcctctgtgtgtgtgtgtgtgtgtgtagaggtgTGTGTATAGATGGGATTGTGCAGATGTTGCATCCAAGCCATTGAAGGATGTTACACTAGATAAGGTAGGGTTGGGTGAATGTATTTCATACTTCTCTTCTGGTCTGATGAGTTTCCTTTCTTCctcagtttgtgtgtgtggggacaGAGGAATGCGTGGATCAATGCTTTATGTCCTTGTCAGTCTGTTTCTACTTATCACACAACATAACagttgccagtgggggggggggatgcaaataAGATAAAAAGGCTCTGTGAGATGAGATTTGCTGGGCACTTTGGAGGGCTTCTTGGAAACATGCAACATTACTGTTGGGATGTTACGATAACAGATGTACCTTTGCTGTACAGCAAGTCAGCTCTTATGACATTTAATAGCCAGTTCAATGACAGTAAGCAATAAGACCTTCCATATAAGTCACATCAAAGTTATTTCCTTCACAGATTATTTCACAGTGTGGAATGGGTTGTATTGCCATGTATGCTTGCTCAATGttacaaatatatttttttaatcacatttttTTCAGGCACTTCGTTTTATAGTGCAAATTTGATTGCTGGATTGTTTGCTAAATTGTTTGAAATTTTCTTTTATTGGCTTTCCACCTGAGTAAGACAATAGTTTAAGTATAGGAAGCTCAGACTAATTActctgaacttttttctttttgtttgtgttCTTTTGTAAGGTGCCATATAGATAATAAGT from Tiliqua scincoides isolate rTilSci1 chromosome 7, rTilSci1.hap2, whole genome shotgun sequence carries:
- the DLD gene encoding dihydrolipoyl dehydrogenase, mitochondrial: MQSWSRVCSGLAQRSHFSRIHCGLQGISAVPLRTYADQVDADVTVIGSGPGGYVAAIKAAQLGFKTVCVEKNETLGGTCLNVGCIPSKALLNNSHLYHLAHGKDFASRGIEIAGIRLNLEKMMEQKSGAVKALTGGIAHLFKQNKVTHVSGFGKITGKNQVTATKDDGSTQVINTKNILIATGSEVTPFPGIMIDEDTIVSSTGALSLKQVPERMVVIGAGVIGVELGSVWQRLGANVTAVEFLGHVGGLGIDMEISKNFQRILQKQGLKFKLNTKVTGATKKPDGAIDVSVEAAAGGKAEVITCDVLLVCIGRRPFTKNLGLEDVGIELDNRGRIPINNRFQTKIPNIYAIGDVVAGPMLAHKAEDEGILCVEGMAGGAVHIDYNCVPSVIYTHPEVAWIGKSEEQLKEEGTEYKVGKFPFAANSRAKTNADTDGLVKILSHKSTDRMLGAHILGAGAGEMVNEAALAMEYGASCEDVARVCHAHPTVSEAFREANLAASFGKAINF